The following proteins are co-located in the Brachybacterium sacelli genome:
- a CDS encoding ABC transporter substrate-binding protein, which produces MFTRRRLLISAGALGAFGTMAACGPNADSGDDSGGVRIYWWGGDLRNGMTREALGLFSESHPDLPVSPEYSEWTGYWDKLATQTAGGDAPDVIQMDEAYIDSYGTRGSLLDLESVSDLLDLSDMDEDMLETGRLADGTLVGAPLGIGIFSVGVNPDVLDQAGIEMPDDTTWTWKDFGALCAQVSEWAASAGEDIVGLDFLGTDAAELGMWARQSGQQLFPREDETLISKDTITSFLEYARELIETDAAPQAAAQVEDAAAGVEQGRFATNRSAFHFQFHTQIQTFQASSGSPLKLLRVPARTSGDHQMVNKASMYWSISAATTNPDDSATLIDFLLRDPEAAKVLKIERGVTAFPELQTEIESVLTENEMVSLDFARDMQAEVVRPPLVTPTSGVGFGDEFSRLAEESFFGNRPPSDVADEILTQLEGMQPEA; this is translated from the coding sequence ATGTTCACTCGACGTCGACTTCTCATCTCGGCAGGTGCCCTCGGGGCGTTCGGCACCATGGCGGCATGCGGCCCCAACGCGGACAGCGGCGATGACTCCGGAGGGGTCCGGATCTACTGGTGGGGAGGTGACCTCCGCAATGGCATGACCCGCGAGGCGCTCGGCCTGTTCTCCGAGTCCCATCCCGACCTCCCGGTCTCGCCCGAGTACAGCGAATGGACCGGCTACTGGGACAAGCTCGCCACCCAGACTGCCGGTGGCGACGCCCCGGATGTGATCCAGATGGACGAGGCGTACATCGACTCCTACGGGACCCGGGGCTCTCTGCTCGACCTCGAGAGCGTCTCGGACCTCCTGGACCTCAGCGACATGGACGAGGACATGCTCGAGACGGGACGCCTGGCCGACGGCACCCTGGTCGGCGCCCCGTTGGGCATCGGCATCTTCTCCGTCGGCGTGAACCCGGACGTCCTCGATCAAGCCGGTATCGAGATGCCCGACGACACCACCTGGACATGGAAGGACTTCGGCGCCCTCTGTGCGCAGGTCAGCGAGTGGGCCGCCTCAGCTGGCGAAGACATCGTCGGCCTCGATTTCCTCGGGACGGATGCGGCAGAGCTCGGGATGTGGGCCCGCCAAAGCGGCCAGCAGCTCTTCCCCCGCGAGGACGAGACGCTGATCAGCAAGGACACGATCACCTCCTTCCTCGAGTACGCCAGGGAACTGATCGAGACCGATGCGGCCCCCCAGGCGGCGGCGCAGGTCGAAGACGCGGCCGCCGGCGTCGAGCAAGGCCGATTCGCCACCAACCGCTCCGCCTTCCACTTCCAGTTCCACACCCAGATCCAGACGTTCCAGGCCTCCTCGGGCTCCCCGCTGAAGCTGCTGCGGGTGCCGGCTCGCACCAGCGGCGATCACCAGATGGTCAACAAGGCCTCGATGTACTGGTCGATCTCGGCCGCCACCACGAATCCGGACGACTCCGCGACTCTCATCGATTTCCTGTTGCGTGACCCGGAGGCGGCGAAGGTTCTCAAGATCGAACGCGGAGTCACCGCCTTCCCCGAGCTGCAGACCGAGATCGAGTCCGTGCTCACCGAGAACGAGATGGTCTCTCTCGACTTCGCGCGCGACATGCAGGCCGAAGTGGTGCGGCCTCCGCTCGTCACACCCACCTCAGGCGTCGGCTTCGGCGACGAGTTCAGCCGCCTCGCCGAGGAATCCTTCTTCGGCAACCGGCCCCCGTCGGACGTCGCCGACGAGATCCTCACCCAGCTCGAGGGCATGCAGCCCGAGGCGTGA
- a CDS encoding NUDIX domain-containing protein has translation MPRPAGLRSKDPAPRASTLGPTSERVLCRDIAGRIHLVPPEALVDRTSVYGLAFRAGEVLLVKDRQGDGDWDLPGGGVEDGESPLEALGRELHEETGLTMESEPRLLCQFEEHFFERERQEAWRSRRCFYLVETQGTVRTDGNDDDIERAAFLPWTEEDVAPVALAVIEEALERTGDR, from the coding sequence ATGCCCCGTCCCGCCGGCCTCCGCTCGAAAGACCCTGCACCGCGGGCGTCGACGCTCGGCCCGACGTCGGAGAGGGTGCTGTGCCGCGACATCGCCGGCCGCATCCACCTGGTCCCGCCGGAGGCGCTCGTCGACCGCACGTCCGTGTACGGCCTCGCGTTCCGCGCGGGCGAGGTGCTGTTGGTCAAGGACCGCCAGGGCGACGGCGACTGGGACCTGCCCGGCGGCGGCGTCGAGGACGGGGAATCGCCGCTCGAGGCGCTCGGTCGCGAGCTGCACGAGGAGACCGGGCTGACCATGGAATCCGAGCCCCGTCTGCTGTGCCAGTTCGAGGAGCACTTCTTCGAACGGGAACGCCAGGAGGCGTGGCGCTCCCGCCGCTGCTTCTACCTCGTCGAGACACAGGGCACCGTGCGCACGGACGGCAATGACGATGACATCGAGCGCGCGGCGTTCCTCCCCTGGACCGAGGAAGATGTGGCGCCTGTCGCCCTCGCCGTGATCGAGGAAGCACTGGAACGTACCGGCGATCGATGA
- a CDS encoding DeoR/GlpR family DNA-binding transcription regulator — protein MTKRSVAVGTKRAFERRDAILSLLEQYGYATITDLAGRFQVSDMTIRRDVRQLVDDGRVASVHGGVHLPFGLDFGRRDERARAAKRQLARAAMDLAPREGTLLLDAGTTVLELAHALPGSFTGHVFTHSIAAVNALLEESEIDLFLLGGDVRAGTRSCAGPSTVAAMSEIRADVGFLGAAGVGPDGVYVANDIEQGTKNALIEASARSVLLVDGTKFEHGGRYRLCGLNDVDVIVTDTQPPPEVLDACSALEVDLRIADASSAAAAL, from the coding sequence ATGACGAAGCGCTCCGTCGCGGTCGGCACCAAGCGTGCCTTCGAGCGCCGCGATGCGATCCTGTCGCTCCTCGAGCAGTACGGGTACGCGACGATCACCGACCTCGCAGGTCGGTTCCAGGTCTCCGATATGACCATCCGCCGCGACGTGCGCCAGCTGGTCGACGACGGGCGCGTCGCCAGCGTGCACGGCGGGGTCCACCTCCCCTTCGGGCTCGACTTCGGCCGACGCGATGAACGTGCCCGAGCGGCGAAGCGACAGCTTGCACGGGCTGCCATGGACCTGGCACCACGGGAGGGCACGCTCCTGCTGGATGCGGGCACCACGGTGCTCGAACTGGCGCACGCTCTTCCCGGGTCGTTCACGGGCCACGTCTTCACTCATTCGATCGCCGCCGTGAATGCGCTCCTGGAGGAGTCCGAGATCGACTTGTTCCTGCTCGGGGGTGATGTCCGTGCAGGTACCCGCTCGTGCGCGGGCCCGTCCACTGTCGCGGCGATGTCCGAGATCCGCGCCGACGTCGGCTTCCTGGGTGCGGCCGGAGTCGGCCCCGACGGGGTCTACGTCGCCAACGACATCGAGCAGGGGACGAAGAACGCTCTGATCGAAGCGTCAGCGCGAAGCGTTCTTCTCGTCGACGGCACCAAGTTCGAGCACGGCGGCCGCTACAGACTGTGCGGGTTGAACGATGTCGACGTGATAGTGACTGACACACAGCCCCCACCGGAAGTTCTCGACGCGTGCAGTGCGCTGGAGGTCGACCTCCGGATCGCCGACGCGAGCAGCGCCGCCGCAGCACTCTGA
- a CDS encoding aldehyde dehydrogenase family protein, protein MENSTTHHEIVEKVDRARTAMESIVGYDQDQALDLVRAVARLAIDNAERWGRIVLDETGMGNVESKTNRTRTRARGLLRDYLSARTVGVIEEDTALNLLKIGKPVGVVASVVPTTVPEGVVFMGAMNALLGRNAMICSPHPRAKVSTARVVEDIRELLSSRGLPADLLQVITEPSLEHTNHLMAQSDLVVATGGAGMVRAAYSSGTPAYGVGAGNSVAVVDRGADLHHVASELRDSQMSDYAIGCSTENAVVLLDEEYDAGLQAMKETEAHVCTSDEKRRLQDALFAGGHLNADLICRSAETIAEAAGIAVPAGTNWLVVEEDGVGAEHPFSGEKLSVVVAAYRSNSFEDSIELVNRIHAYSGAGHSCGVYSDSREHVLEFAERTFTTRVAVNQATTKSNAGGWTTGMPFTINLGCGTWGGNVLSANVTWREYINTTWVASPVEPVIPDDDVLFGHVA, encoded by the coding sequence ATGGAGAACTCCACTACCCATCACGAGATCGTCGAGAAGGTCGATCGTGCACGCACGGCGATGGAATCCATCGTCGGATACGACCAGGACCAGGCACTCGACCTTGTGCGCGCCGTCGCCCGCCTCGCCATCGACAACGCTGAACGCTGGGGGCGCATCGTGCTGGACGAGACCGGCATGGGCAACGTCGAGAGCAAGACGAACCGCACCCGGACTCGCGCGAGGGGGCTGCTTCGCGACTACCTCAGCGCTCGGACGGTCGGGGTCATCGAAGAGGACACCGCCCTGAACCTCCTCAAGATCGGCAAGCCCGTCGGCGTGGTCGCCTCGGTCGTGCCGACCACCGTGCCCGAGGGAGTCGTGTTCATGGGAGCGATGAACGCTCTGCTCGGTCGCAACGCCATGATCTGCTCACCCCACCCCCGGGCGAAAGTCTCCACCGCACGGGTCGTGGAGGACATCCGCGAGCTGCTCAGCTCGCGCGGTCTCCCGGCCGATCTGCTGCAGGTGATCACCGAACCGAGTCTCGAGCACACCAACCACCTGATGGCACAGTCCGATCTCGTCGTCGCGACCGGTGGAGCCGGGATGGTCCGCGCCGCGTACTCCTCCGGCACCCCCGCCTACGGCGTGGGCGCGGGGAACTCCGTGGCAGTCGTCGATCGCGGGGCCGACCTGCACCACGTCGCCTCCGAGCTGCGTGACTCCCAGATGTCCGACTACGCCATCGGCTGCTCGACCGAGAATGCGGTCGTCCTGCTGGACGAGGAATACGACGCCGGCCTCCAGGCGATGAAGGAGACCGAGGCACACGTCTGCACATCCGATGAGAAGCGACGCCTCCAGGACGCTCTGTTCGCCGGCGGCCACCTGAATGCCGACCTCATCTGCCGTTCGGCCGAGACCATCGCCGAAGCCGCCGGCATCGCTGTCCCCGCGGGCACGAACTGGCTGGTGGTCGAGGAGGACGGCGTGGGTGCGGAACACCCCTTCTCCGGGGAGAAGCTCTCGGTCGTCGTCGCCGCGTACCGCAGCAATTCCTTCGAGGACTCGATCGAACTCGTCAACCGCATCCACGCATACAGCGGTGCTGGACATTCCTGTGGGGTCTACTCCGATTCCCGGGAACACGTCCTCGAATTCGCCGAGCGCACGTTCACCACGCGGGTGGCCGTGAACCAGGCGACCACCAAGTCCAATGCCGGAGGCTGGACGACGGGCATGCCGTTCACGATCAACCTCGGCTGCGGGACCTGGGGCGGGAACGTCCTGTCCGCGAACGTGACGTGGCGGGAATACATCAACACCACGTGGGTCGCCTCGCCCGTCGAGCCGGTCATCCCGGACGACGACGTGCTCTTCGGTCACGTCGCCTGA
- a CDS encoding HpcH/HpaI aldolase/citrate lyase family protein, with product MSDAAATTPRSDLRSIRVMLYVPADRARMVAKAQRLDADAVILDLEDAVAPDQKDEARRAGLAAALDWPLDGPDLWIRVNACGTPEGAEDLRSLVGSGLRSVVLPKIDAMAAEALTETLGELGRTGDNLRVIGLVESARGLVDAPRLARRLPQLVGLQLGAEDFTADMDIERTAEGEEIRYARSALAVAATAQGLSAIDTPITEYRDLEVVRRDARIARRAGFTGKACIHPAQIGTVVAEFSPSAEEIDHAQRVVEAFAACRRHGHGATSVDGRMVDAPVAERAAALLARSRADTHSPQRKEAH from the coding sequence ATGAGTGACGCCGCGGCCACGACTCCGCGGAGTGATCTCCGATCGATCCGCGTGATGCTCTACGTCCCCGCGGATCGGGCGCGGATGGTCGCCAAGGCCCAGCGGCTCGATGCGGACGCCGTGATCCTCGACCTCGAAGACGCCGTGGCGCCGGATCAGAAGGACGAGGCCCGCAGAGCAGGTCTGGCTGCGGCGCTGGACTGGCCCCTCGACGGTCCTGACCTGTGGATCCGGGTGAACGCCTGCGGCACTCCCGAGGGTGCAGAGGATCTCCGCAGTCTGGTCGGGTCGGGCCTGCGCAGCGTGGTCCTGCCGAAGATCGATGCCATGGCGGCCGAGGCCCTCACCGAGACTCTCGGGGAGCTCGGCCGCACCGGGGACAACCTACGCGTCATCGGCCTCGTCGAGTCCGCACGCGGTCTCGTCGACGCGCCCCGTCTCGCCCGCCGACTTCCTCAGCTGGTCGGCCTCCAGCTCGGTGCCGAGGACTTCACGGCCGACATGGACATCGAACGGACCGCGGAAGGTGAGGAGATCCGCTACGCACGCTCCGCTCTCGCTGTCGCTGCCACAGCTCAAGGACTCAGCGCGATCGATACCCCGATCACGGAGTACCGCGATCTCGAGGTGGTCCGCCGGGACGCACGAATCGCCCGTCGAGCCGGGTTCACCGGGAAGGCGTGCATCCACCCGGCGCAGATCGGCACCGTCGTCGCCGAATTCTCTCCGAGCGCCGAGGAGATCGACCACGCACAGCGGGTGGTGGAGGCGTTCGCCGCATGCCGTCGTCACGGCCACGGGGCCACCTCGGTCGACGGCCGCATGGTCGACGCACCCGTCGCCGAGCGGGCCGCCGCTCTCCTGGCCCGATCCAGGGCCGATACCCACTCCCCCCAACGGAAGGAAGCACACTGA
- a CDS encoding zinc-binding dehydrogenase, translating to MHGRLASMAGVRKTEIQSHEIPEPTPGQVVLDITRANICGTDVHMWEGKHLFKNHVMGHEMVGTVRALGEGVQSDFGGRPVGVGDRVVPVYYRTCMRCARCRDGLFNICDRGSDFQGAPAKDYPHFTGGFATQYVIQPGQYFYRVPDNVSDEVAAGANCGFTQMFYALDQVGSIANRRVVVQGAGGLGIYACAIASAGGAQVVAIDSVPTRLEAIRGFGALGTVDMSVHTDVETRKARATRILGSEPDLVIDLTGVPSALAESIEHCRPGGTVLELGNVSVDPSMTTTLVPGLITRKCLTVKGLLRYQPWYLSEALQFLSRTRERFPFDGMTDREYSLDETQLALERTAARQVTRAAIVPSAPQVSSDE from the coding sequence ATGCACGGCAGACTCGCCTCCATGGCCGGGGTCAGGAAGACCGAGATCCAGAGCCATGAGATCCCGGAGCCGACGCCAGGACAAGTCGTCCTCGACATCACCCGCGCCAACATCTGCGGGACGGACGTCCACATGTGGGAAGGCAAGCACCTCTTCAAGAACCATGTGATGGGCCACGAGATGGTGGGCACCGTACGAGCCCTCGGCGAGGGGGTGCAGAGTGATTTCGGGGGCCGGCCCGTAGGCGTCGGCGACCGCGTCGTCCCCGTGTATTACCGCACCTGCATGCGGTGTGCCCGGTGCCGGGACGGGCTGTTCAACATCTGCGACCGCGGAAGTGATTTCCAAGGAGCCCCCGCCAAGGACTACCCGCACTTCACCGGCGGCTTCGCGACGCAGTACGTGATCCAACCCGGCCAGTACTTCTACCGGGTCCCCGACAACGTCTCCGATGAGGTGGCTGCCGGGGCCAACTGCGGGTTCACCCAGATGTTCTACGCCCTCGACCAGGTCGGGAGCATCGCGAACAGACGCGTGGTCGTGCAAGGAGCCGGCGGCCTCGGGATCTACGCATGTGCCATCGCCTCTGCTGGTGGGGCCCAGGTCGTGGCGATCGACTCGGTCCCCACCCGTCTCGAGGCGATCCGGGGGTTCGGGGCGCTCGGCACGGTGGACATGTCGGTGCACACCGACGTCGAGACCCGGAAAGCGCGGGCGACCCGGATCCTGGGCTCGGAACCGGACCTGGTCATCGACCTCACCGGTGTGCCCTCCGCGCTCGCGGAATCGATCGAGCACTGCAGGCCCGGCGGGACAGTCCTGGAGCTGGGCAACGTGAGCGTGGATCCGAGCATGACCACGACTCTCGTGCCCGGTCTCATCACCCGCAAATGCCTCACCGTCAAGGGTCTGCTCCGGTACCAGCCCTGGTACCTCAGTGAAGCCCTCCAGTTCCTGTCGAGGACCCGCGAACGGTTCCCCTTCGACGGGATGACCGACCGCGAGTACTCCCTGGACGAGACGCAGTTGGCTCTCGAACGCACGGCAGCCCGGCAGGTGACACGTGCGGCCATCGTGCCGTCCGCACCGCAGGTGTCCTCCGATGAGTGA
- a CDS encoding TRAP transporter large permease: MIIGLVILFLIIVLLLGLPIGLAFALAALVGVVFTDLPLASLGGTAYPAVATIPLLAIPFFILAGEMMNRGRLIDRLVDLADRALFWLPERIGHVTVVASAFLGAMTGSSVATVAAVGTAVGKRMTRMGYKKGYVGALTASSGLLGVLIPPSIPLIVYGAAVGVSVSDLFLATIIPGIVMVIAFMAVHAITGPRAQVATASSGSVGESSPRLREAAGDALRGFPRTLWRSLPALALPVVILGGIYSGLTTATEAAAVAGLYALIVILVGRMVTPGQVPSIFYKSALSAGAILVIIAFTAAFNRLVTLMRVPQSLAESVTDFTSSPMVFLILVNILLFLVGMFMETNAAVLLMAPLLFPSAMSLGIDPVHFGIILVTNIEIGLITPPLAANVFVAARTTDIPLPQMLPYIWRFLVAAIAVLLLITYVPALSLWWQ, encoded by the coding sequence ATGATCATCGGTCTTGTCATCCTGTTCCTGATCATCGTCCTGCTCCTCGGCCTCCCGATCGGTCTGGCCTTCGCTCTGGCGGCCCTGGTCGGGGTCGTGTTCACCGACCTTCCCCTGGCCTCCCTCGGCGGCACGGCCTATCCGGCGGTCGCCACCATCCCGCTTCTGGCGATCCCCTTCTTCATCCTGGCCGGCGAGATGATGAACCGCGGCCGCCTGATCGACCGGCTGGTCGACCTGGCCGACAGGGCACTGTTCTGGCTCCCCGAACGCATCGGCCACGTCACGGTCGTCGCCAGTGCGTTCCTCGGTGCGATGACGGGATCCTCGGTCGCGACCGTTGCGGCGGTCGGCACCGCGGTCGGCAAGCGGATGACCCGGATGGGTTACAAGAAGGGATACGTCGGGGCGCTCACCGCCTCGAGCGGCCTCCTCGGCGTGCTCATCCCGCCCTCGATCCCCCTGATCGTCTACGGCGCCGCCGTCGGCGTATCGGTCTCCGACCTGTTCCTGGCCACGATCATCCCGGGGATCGTCATGGTCATCGCGTTCATGGCTGTCCATGCGATCACCGGCCCCCGTGCACAGGTGGCGACCGCATCCAGCGGCTCCGTCGGCGAGTCGTCGCCCCGCCTGAGGGAGGCCGCCGGCGACGCCCTGCGCGGGTTCCCCCGCACGTTGTGGCGGAGCCTGCCGGCGCTTGCCCTTCCCGTCGTCATCCTGGGAGGCATCTACTCCGGCCTCACCACGGCGACCGAGGCCGCAGCCGTCGCCGGCCTCTACGCCCTGATCGTGATCCTCGTCGGTCGCATGGTCACACCGGGCCAGGTCCCCAGCATCTTCTACAAGTCCGCGCTCTCTGCCGGGGCGATCTTGGTGATCATCGCATTCACCGCCGCGTTCAATCGCCTGGTGACCCTGATGCGCGTACCCCAGTCGCTGGCGGAATCGGTCACCGACTTCACCAGCAGCCCCATGGTCTTCCTGATCCTGGTGAACATCCTGCTGTTCCTCGTCGGCATGTTCATGGAGACCAACGCCGCCGTGCTACTCATGGCCCCTCTGCTGTTCCCCTCCGCGATGTCGCTGGGCATCGACCCGGTGCACTTCGGGATCATCCTGGTCACCAACATCGAGATCGGACTGATCACGCCTCCGCTCGCGGCGAACGTCTTCGTCGCCGCGCGGACGACGGACATCCCCTTGCCGCAGATGCTCCCGTACATCTGGCGTTTCCTGGTCGCAGCGATCGCCGTTCTCCTGCTCATCACCTATGTCCCCGCACTGTCGCTGTGGTGGCAGTGA
- a CDS encoding TRAP transporter small permease has translation MEKLEKLESAVAAAEKAVVTICLTLAFASVLIQIARRVFDLMWFPDVYDLALVCAAVMTFLCVGLLTYTQGHIAIDLTSYIPSPTLRLRLLTASVVAVIVFVAIFGKLAIDLFLFGVQSGSHTVQLKIPLLIPYGALVLGLALCLFHSLMHWNRMRKDPEKIGASEDGLSDAVTGEVS, from the coding sequence ATGGAGAAACTCGAGAAGCTGGAGAGCGCGGTGGCGGCCGCGGAGAAGGCCGTCGTCACGATCTGCCTCACCCTGGCGTTCGCCTCGGTGCTGATCCAGATCGCACGCCGCGTCTTCGACCTGATGTGGTTCCCGGACGTCTACGACCTCGCCCTGGTCTGTGCAGCGGTCATGACGTTCCTCTGCGTGGGGCTGCTGACCTACACCCAGGGGCACATCGCCATCGACCTCACCAGCTACATCCCCTCGCCCACGCTGCGACTGCGGCTGCTCACCGCCTCGGTCGTCGCGGTCATCGTCTTCGTCGCCATCTTCGGGAAGCTGGCCATCGATCTGTTCCTGTTCGGTGTACAGAGCGGCTCGCACACGGTCCAGCTGAAGATCCCGCTGCTCATCCCCTATGGCGCACTCGTCCTCGGCCTCGCGCTGTGCTTGTTCCATTCGCTCATGCACTGGAACCGGATGCGGAAAGACCCCGAGAAGATCGGAGCGAGCGAAGACGGCCTCTCCGACGCAGTGACGGGGGAGGTCTCCTGA
- a CDS encoding TRAP transporter substrate-binding protein: MAPPLTRRHFTTGLGMALAGAPLAACGAATAADDAERTLRLGMVAAEGSVQHRSAQLFAQEVIRATEGRLYVDVFPSGQLGSDETLGQSLAMGGLDLAFINQGSMAGLDPMLDFHYLPYIVTDYDEADRIFFGDGLIPRLMTETLASHDIRALGWYELEFRGVSTRDGLARSPEQLAGKKIRVPGSAAIGAFFEAAGAVAVTVSMPELYSALQQGTVDGQDNGMIITYDNRLHETNPFYTRTKHVYATGTIGMSEKVWPSLSSSDQDALLAAARTAQDWEVRAERELTEEYVANLRDDGAEVVELTDAELSEYRELGLAIWDDMTSIYGEGNIAALRDEVAAL; this comes from the coding sequence ATGGCTCCCCCACTCACCCGTCGCCACTTCACCACCGGTCTCGGCATGGCATTGGCCGGCGCACCTCTGGCGGCCTGTGGCGCGGCCACTGCCGCGGACGACGCGGAACGCACCCTGAGGCTGGGCATGGTGGCCGCCGAGGGGAGCGTGCAGCACCGGTCCGCCCAGCTGTTCGCGCAGGAGGTCATCCGCGCGACCGAGGGACGCCTGTACGTCGACGTCTTCCCCTCCGGCCAGCTCGGCAGCGACGAGACGTTGGGGCAGAGCCTCGCCATGGGTGGCCTCGACCTGGCGTTCATCAACCAGGGGTCCATGGCCGGCCTTGATCCGATGCTCGACTTCCACTATCTGCCGTACATCGTGACCGACTACGACGAGGCCGACCGGATCTTCTTCGGCGACGGCCTGATCCCGCGGCTGATGACCGAGACCCTCGCGAGCCACGACATCCGCGCCCTCGGCTGGTATGAGCTGGAGTTCCGCGGTGTCTCCACCCGCGACGGCCTGGCACGCTCCCCCGAGCAGCTCGCCGGGAAGAAGATCCGAGTTCCGGGTTCCGCGGCCATCGGCGCCTTCTTCGAAGCAGCCGGGGCAGTGGCCGTGACGGTCAGCATGCCCGAGCTCTATTCGGCGCTTCAGCAGGGAACGGTCGATGGCCAGGACAACGGCATGATCATCACCTACGACAACCGCCTCCACGAGACGAACCCCTTCTACACGCGCACGAAGCACGTCTACGCCACCGGGACCATCGGGATGAGCGAGAAGGTCTGGCCGTCCCTTTCCTCGAGTGATCAGGACGCGCTGCTCGCCGCCGCGCGCACGGCACAGGACTGGGAGGTCCGGGCGGAACGGGAGCTCACCGAGGAATACGTCGCGAATCTCCGCGACGACGGTGCGGAAGTGGTCGAACTGACCGACGCCGAGCTCTCGGAGTACCGGGAGCTCGGCCTGGCGATCTGGGATGACATGACGTCCATCTACGGCGAGGGAAACATCGCGGCCCTCCGCGACGAGGTCGCTGCGCTCTGA
- a CDS encoding PTS transporter subunit IIC — translation MNTFESVVRVITDNLFAQVSILIGLIALVGLILQRKPFDEVVAGALRATIGVVILNIGVEIFTGGLSSFQVIVSSAMGLEAPQSTSTLSEFTAGAGSVVPLIIAGGFVVHLVLVRIFPAARFVYLTGHLMYWMSVVISASLVEAFGDVNRWVLAAVGSILIGCYWVLQPLWTGPLMRKVMGDDEVGLGHTDSLIAVASGYGARALKLGDPVAHDSEKVRLPKPVSFFKDINVSTATIIGVIMLVAVLFADSGVVQEQMGEATVLPGVWAILQALRFAAGIAILLFGVRMFLAEIVPAFKGLSEKALPGTKPALDLPVTFTRAPTSVMIGFLASTLVFLVLMLIFAATGWFVLVPPMIMLFFGGGAGGVFGNAVAGWRGAIFGGVLNGVVLAVGQAIGWGLYAGTAPEIATLADADWYAIGWALIGLGSLLEPLGTWAIWVLAGAVLVVTVVVLVALGRRRPADVAAAEQPAEERVPAADGADPAHAVAGDGALTEPAGTTLSSSDRPATLDVLAVCGAGMGSSLILRTTAEKALERLEIPASLRHADVGSARSEHPDVVIAQQSYLDELGGIAPVMVPIDNFVSVDHVEGRMLEALKKEGWR, via the coding sequence ATGAACACCTTCGAATCCGTCGTACGCGTCATCACCGACAACCTGTTCGCGCAGGTCTCGATCCTCATCGGGCTGATCGCGCTGGTGGGTCTCATCCTCCAGCGCAAGCCGTTCGACGAGGTCGTCGCTGGCGCGCTGCGCGCCACCATCGGCGTGGTCATCCTCAACATCGGCGTCGAGATCTTCACCGGCGGACTGTCCAGCTTCCAGGTCATCGTCTCCAGCGCCATGGGCCTCGAGGCGCCGCAATCCACCTCCACCCTGAGCGAGTTCACGGCGGGCGCCGGCTCGGTGGTCCCGCTGATCATCGCGGGCGGCTTCGTGGTCCATCTGGTGCTGGTGCGGATCTTCCCCGCTGCCCGGTTCGTGTACCTCACCGGCCACCTCATGTACTGGATGAGCGTGGTGATCTCCGCGAGCCTCGTCGAGGCGTTCGGGGACGTGAACCGGTGGGTGCTGGCCGCCGTCGGCTCGATCCTCATCGGTTGCTACTGGGTGCTGCAGCCGCTGTGGACCGGTCCGCTCATGCGCAAGGTGATGGGGGATGACGAGGTGGGCCTGGGCCACACCGACTCCCTGATCGCCGTCGCCTCGGGCTACGGCGCCCGCGCGCTGAAGCTCGGTGACCCCGTCGCGCACGACTCCGAGAAGGTGCGCCTGCCCAAGCCGGTCTCCTTCTTCAAGGACATCAACGTCTCCACCGCCACCATCATCGGCGTGATCATGCTGGTCGCGGTCCTGTTCGCCGATTCCGGAGTGGTCCAGGAGCAGATGGGCGAGGCGACCGTGCTGCCCGGGGTGTGGGCCATCCTCCAGGCGCTGCGCTTCGCCGCCGGCATCGCGATCCTCCTGTTCGGCGTGCGCATGTTCCTCGCCGAGATCGTCCCGGCGTTCAAGGGCCTGTCCGAGAAGGCGCTGCCGGGCACCAAGCCCGCCCTGGACCTCCCGGTCACCTTCACCCGCGCCCCCACCTCGGTGATGATCGGCTTCCTCGCCTCGACCCTCGTGTTCCTGGTGCTGATGCTGATCTTCGCCGCCACCGGCTGGTTCGTGCTGGTGCCCCCGATGATCATGCTGTTCTTCGGCGGCGGCGCCGGCGGCGTGTTCGGCAACGCCGTGGCGGGATGGCGCGGGGCGATCTTCGGAGGCGTCCTCAACGGCGTCGTGCTGGCCGTCGGGCAAGCGATCGGCTGGGGCCTGTACGCAGGGACCGCCCCCGAGATCGCGACCCTCGCCGACGCCGACTGGTACGCGATCGGATGGGCCCTGATCGGCCTCGGCTCGCTCCTCGAACCGCTGGGTACCTGGGCCATCTGGGTGCTCGCCGGGGCGGTGCTGGTCGTGACCGTCGTCGTCCTCGTGGCGCTCGGCCGCCGCCGGCCCGCAGACGTCGCCGCGGCGGAGCAGCCCGCCGAGGAGCGCGTCCCGGCCGCCGACGGCGCCGACCCGGCCCATGCCGTCGCCGGCGACGGTGCCCTCACAGAGCCCGCCGGCACGACGCTGTCCTCCAGCGACCGCCCCGCCACGCTCGACGTCCTCGCCGTCTGCGGCGCCGGCATGGGATCGAGCCTGATCCTGCGCACCACCGCGGAGAAGGCCCTCGAACGCCTGGAGATCCCGGCGAGCCTGCGTCACGCCGACGTCGGCTCCGCCCGCAGCGAGCACCCCGACGTGGTGATCGCCCAGCAGAGCTACCTCGACGAACTGGGAGGCATCGCCCCCGTCATGGTCCCGATCGACAACTTCGTCAGTGTCGACCATGTCGAAGGCCGAATGCTCGAGGCCCTGAAGAAGGAGGGATGGCGATGA